A single region of the Mechercharimyces sp. CAU 1602 genome encodes:
- a CDS encoding RsmF rRNA methyltransferase first C-terminal domain-containing protein yields MPYTPLPLPEDYITMMKSLLQTEFDAFLATYEQPIQRGLRVNPLKSTISQFLALTEFRLEPIPWCKEGFYYQHQTTRPGKHPYHAAGVYYIQEPSAMAPAEALEPQPGERILDLCAAPGGKSTQIAAKMEGKGILVSNEIDSSRANALVENLERCGVKNAVVTNETPARLAKHFRGYFDRILIDAPCSGEGMFRKDNDARGRWSVRSTERAAELQLEILLEAALMLKPGGRLVYSTCTFNPNENEGALQRFMQQEPSFSIEKLPNNVYFQSGQPQWAQADPALHQSARLWPHHLRGEGHFVAVLQKSAQAPLQKVRPGKAKQISAQDQQLLQSFYRDELKVKPPSGNYVLFGEHLYRLHEELPSLKGLKVKRPGFYIGQLKKSRIVPSHALALSLTPKEAQRTINFSATESSLFQYLQGEALPTAQVKGWTLVTVDGFSLGWGKVSGGLLKNHYPKWMRWDENMMSTR; encoded by the coding sequence TTGCCATATACACCACTGCCATTACCAGAAGACTATATAACAATGATGAAGTCGTTATTACAAACTGAATTTGACGCTTTTCTTGCTACATATGAACAACCCATTCAGCGCGGGCTACGTGTAAACCCATTGAAAAGCACCATTTCACAGTTCCTCGCACTAACTGAATTTCGTCTAGAACCGATTCCTTGGTGCAAAGAAGGGTTTTATTATCAACACCAGACCACAAGACCTGGGAAACACCCTTACCATGCCGCAGGGGTATATTATATACAGGAACCCAGCGCGATGGCTCCAGCTGAAGCACTGGAACCACAGCCCGGGGAACGCATTTTAGATTTATGCGCAGCACCTGGTGGGAAATCGACGCAAATAGCTGCTAAGATGGAAGGTAAGGGAATCCTGGTCTCTAACGAAATTGACAGTTCACGTGCCAACGCTCTGGTAGAAAATCTCGAGCGCTGTGGAGTAAAAAATGCAGTCGTTACCAATGAGACACCAGCCCGTTTGGCGAAGCACTTTAGAGGCTATTTCGATCGTATCCTTATTGATGCCCCCTGCTCCGGAGAGGGCATGTTCCGTAAGGATAACGATGCCCGTGGTCGTTGGAGCGTTCGCTCAACGGAGCGAGCAGCAGAACTGCAATTAGAGATCTTGCTCGAAGCAGCCCTCATGTTAAAACCAGGTGGCCGACTCGTATACTCTACTTGTACGTTTAATCCGAATGAGAACGAAGGAGCATTACAGAGATTTATGCAGCAAGAACCTAGCTTTTCAATAGAAAAGCTTCCAAATAATGTTTACTTCCAATCTGGTCAACCTCAATGGGCTCAGGCAGATCCCGCATTGCATCAGAGCGCACGACTGTGGCCACATCACTTACGCGGTGAAGGACACTTTGTCGCTGTTCTACAAAAGTCTGCACAAGCACCCCTGCAAAAGGTCCGCCCTGGTAAAGCTAAACAAATATCTGCGCAGGACCAACAATTACTTCAATCTTTTTATCGAGATGAGCTCAAGGTGAAGCCACCCAGCGGTAACTATGTTTTGTTCGGGGAACATCTTTATCGCCTTCATGAAGAACTTCCCTCACTCAAAGGATTAAAAGTTAAACGGCCTGGTTTTTATATCGGTCAGCTCAAGAAGAGTCGGATTGTTCCTTCCCATGCGTTGGCGCTTTCTCTTACACCAAAAGAAGCGCAGCGAACCATCAACTTTTCTGCTACTGAATCATCACTTTTTCAATACCTCCAAGGAGAAGCACTACCCACTGCCCAAGTAAAAGGTTGGACATTGGTCACTGTTGATGGGTTTAGCCTAGGGTGGGGGAAAGTCTCCGGTGGATTACTAAAAAACCATTATCCTAAGTGGATGCGCTGGGATGAAAACATGATGTCAACTAGATAA
- a CDS encoding S8 family peptidase — MRIARVLFSLLLAVIMVLPAISTATAAPDRGNEKSNMQQMIPDEVIVKFKDGTSKNTIASVHKQNGKLKKRSTKMGFDVIKLKGKTVQEAIKEYKALPQVEYVEPNYRFYTQWTPNDSKFTQQYGPQISKAPAAWDIEKGDSSVRIAIVDTGVDDSHPDLKGKVINGYDFVDDDNDPNDEQGHGTHCAGIAAAITNNNIGIAGMAPNASIYAVRVLDENGGGSLDDVAEGIRHAADNANVVSLSLGSLFGSNTLKDAVNYAWNSGAVVVAAAGNNGFFFKNYPAGYNNAIAVAATDSQDQIASFSTWGRWVDIAAPGVDILSTVPNGGYESYSGTSMATPHVAGLAGLLASQGRNNQEIRDAIENTADSISGTGFRFQNGRINAKDAVNY; from the coding sequence ATGCGCATCGCACGTGTCCTGTTCTCACTGCTGCTCGCCGTTATCATGGTTTTGCCCGCCATCAGTACCGCCACAGCTGCCCCAGATAGGGGAAATGAAAAAAGTAATATGCAACAAATGATTCCCGATGAGGTGATCGTTAAATTTAAAGACGGAACATCCAAAAATACGATTGCTTCCGTACACAAACAAAATGGAAAGCTAAAGAAACGTAGCACCAAGATGGGTTTTGATGTGATAAAACTGAAAGGGAAGACCGTGCAAGAAGCAATCAAAGAGTACAAAGCACTGCCACAGGTAGAGTATGTGGAACCCAACTACCGCTTCTACACACAGTGGACTCCCAATGACTCTAAATTTACTCAACAATACGGGCCCCAAATTTCAAAAGCACCCGCTGCTTGGGATATTGAAAAAGGTGACAGCTCCGTTCGAATTGCGATTGTCGACACAGGTGTAGATGATAGCCATCCTGATCTTAAAGGTAAAGTGATCAATGGCTATGACTTCGTCGATGATGATAATGATCCCAATGATGAACAAGGTCACGGTACCCACTGTGCAGGCATTGCTGCTGCCATTACCAATAATAACATAGGAATTGCTGGGATGGCACCAAACGCCTCTATCTACGCTGTTCGTGTTTTGGATGAAAACGGAGGGGGAAGCCTCGACGATGTAGCTGAAGGAATCCGCCATGCAGCTGACAATGCTAATGTCGTCAGTCTCAGCTTGGGCTCCCTCTTTGGCTCTAACACATTAAAAGATGCTGTTAACTACGCCTGGAACAGTGGTGCGGTCGTAGTTGCAGCCGCCGGTAATAATGGATTTTTCTTTAAAAACTACCCTGCTGGATACAATAACGCGATCGCTGTCGCCGCTACCGATTCACAAGATCAAATCGCTTCTTTTTCTACCTGGGGAAGATGGGTTGACATCGCCGCACCCGGAGTTGACATTTTATCCACTGTTCCTAATGGAGGATATGAATCTTATTCCGGTACATCTATGGCTACTCCTCATGTAGCTGGCTTAGCGGGGTTACTCGCCTCACAAGGCCGCAACAATCAAGAAATTCGCGATGCAATTGAAAATACTGCTGACTCAATCTCTGGCACAGGCTTCAGATTCCAAAACGGCCGCATCAACGCAAAAGATGCTGTCAACTATTAA
- a CDS encoding endonuclease MutS2, giving the protein MDAHTLRVLEYHRVLQLVQEQATSPLGEERIQNLKPNTNLKEVEEQLAETKEALDLLRLKGELSFRGLKDMEGSLKRAEIGGMLQSSELVALYKMLVSAQQAVRKIREIEPEELPLPILRAALGQVSLQPELRDRMERTIDEEGEILDHASPELSRLRSKIHTLGARVRSTLDQMLKSARYQKMLQDPLVTLRNDRYCLPVKQEYRHEFGGLVHDQSASGATVFMEPNAVVSLNNSLRECHLDEEREVERILYELSAEVAEVVDPLRVNMEVLAHLDVVLAKARFGRKVQGHCAHVHDGRHLQLKQARHPLIPSQEIVPINLEIGEEHQGIIVTGPNTGGKTVTLKTVGLFALMTQSGLPIPANDGSFMPVFQQVFADIGDEQSIEQSLSTFSSHMTNIVTMLKRVDEKSLILLDELGAGTDPIEGAALAISILEEILQRQALFVATTHYSELKMFAHTDPRVVNASVEFNVETLRPTYRLLVGIPGRSNAFAIAARLGLPDGIIERAKSELSQDQHQLEDLIATLTEDRRIAEERRLQAESLQREAAQLQRQLQEKVSTWEQEKAKMRETARREARSLITDAKHEAEEVLVQLREWAKMRPTELKEHQLTEAKKRLNDAVPGWELQGGAVTVVEEDTTIQIGDEVFVQTVQQKGEVVEALSNDEWLVQVGALKMKVGRSGLKRVQRKKQVKQESAYTSYQRSSSRISPEIDLRGKMVEEALAQTDKYLDDALMSGFQQVSIIHGKGTGALRSGITQFLQKHKHVKSFRLGGYREGGTGVTVVELQ; this is encoded by the coding sequence ATGGACGCTCATACTCTTCGTGTATTAGAATACCATCGCGTTCTCCAACTGGTGCAAGAACAAGCAACGTCCCCGTTGGGTGAGGAGCGAATACAAAACTTAAAACCGAATACAAACTTGAAGGAAGTAGAAGAGCAACTGGCAGAGACAAAAGAAGCATTAGATCTTCTGCGCCTAAAAGGAGAACTTTCATTCCGTGGATTAAAGGATATGGAAGGAAGCCTTAAAAGAGCAGAAATCGGAGGGATGTTACAGTCATCAGAACTTGTCGCTCTATATAAGATGCTAGTTTCAGCTCAACAAGCTGTTCGTAAAATAAGAGAAATCGAACCGGAGGAACTGCCTCTTCCTATATTGCGGGCAGCATTGGGACAAGTTTCTTTGCAACCCGAGTTACGGGATCGAATGGAGCGAACCATCGATGAAGAGGGAGAGATCCTTGATCATGCTAGTCCTGAATTATCGCGGTTAAGAAGTAAGATCCACACGTTGGGTGCGCGGGTACGCTCTACTCTAGATCAGATGTTAAAAAGTGCTCGCTATCAAAAAATGCTGCAAGATCCACTAGTCACATTACGCAATGACCGCTATTGTTTACCTGTGAAGCAGGAGTATCGTCATGAATTCGGCGGTTTGGTACATGATCAGTCTGCTTCGGGAGCAACCGTCTTTATGGAGCCCAACGCAGTGGTTTCTTTAAACAATTCATTGCGTGAATGCCACTTGGATGAAGAGCGTGAAGTGGAGCGAATCTTATATGAACTTTCGGCTGAGGTGGCGGAGGTGGTTGATCCGCTCCGAGTAAACATGGAAGTGCTGGCGCATCTCGATGTTGTTTTAGCAAAGGCACGTTTTGGGAGAAAAGTTCAAGGTCATTGTGCACATGTCCATGATGGGCGTCACTTGCAATTGAAGCAAGCACGACACCCATTAATTCCTTCGCAGGAGATTGTTCCGATCAATCTTGAGATTGGAGAAGAGCATCAGGGAATTATTGTTACAGGACCTAACACGGGTGGCAAGACAGTAACATTGAAAACGGTCGGGTTGTTTGCCTTGATGACACAGAGTGGCTTACCTATTCCTGCTAATGATGGTTCGTTTATGCCTGTTTTTCAGCAAGTGTTTGCTGATATTGGGGATGAACAAAGTATTGAACAAAGTTTAAGTACGTTTTCCAGTCATATGACCAATATTGTGACCATGTTAAAACGTGTGGATGAGAAAAGTTTAATCCTATTGGATGAGTTAGGTGCTGGGACTGATCCGATCGAAGGGGCGGCGTTAGCGATTTCCATCCTGGAGGAAATATTACAACGCCAAGCACTTTTTGTGGCAACAACCCACTATAGTGAGTTAAAAATGTTTGCTCATACGGATCCACGAGTCGTAAATGCGAGCGTCGAGTTTAATGTAGAGACTCTTCGCCCTACTTACCGCTTGCTTGTAGGAATTCCAGGACGTAGTAATGCATTTGCGATTGCTGCGCGCCTGGGATTACCAGATGGGATTATTGAGCGCGCAAAATCGGAGTTGAGCCAAGATCAACACCAATTAGAGGATTTAATTGCTACCCTGACGGAAGATCGACGGATTGCAGAAGAGCGTCGTCTGCAGGCAGAATCTCTCCAGCGTGAGGCAGCGCAATTACAGCGACAGCTACAAGAAAAAGTGTCGACTTGGGAGCAGGAGAAAGCGAAGATGCGCGAAACTGCTCGGCGTGAAGCACGTTCACTTATTACAGATGCAAAACATGAAGCGGAAGAGGTGCTGGTTCAACTGCGGGAATGGGCCAAGATGCGTCCGACAGAGTTGAAAGAGCATCAGCTGACAGAAGCGAAGAAGCGTTTAAACGACGCTGTTCCTGGGTGGGAGTTACAAGGTGGAGCAGTCACTGTAGTAGAAGAGGATACTACGATTCAGATAGGCGACGAAGTGTTTGTACAAACAGTACAGCAAAAGGGTGAAGTTGTGGAGGCGCTTAGTAACGATGAGTGGCTTGTACAAGTTGGAGCCTTAAAGATGAAAGTGGGTCGCAGTGGTTTAAAGCGTGTACAGAGGAAGAAACAAGTAAAGCAGGAAAGCGCTTATACCTCCTATCAACGAAGTTCCAGTAGGATTAGCCCTGAAATAGACTTGCGCGGTAAGATGGTAGAAGAAGCATTAGCACAGACAGATAAATACTTAGATGATGCACTCATGAGTGGGTTTCAGCAAGTGTCGATCATCCACGGTAAGGGAACAGGTGCTCTACGATCGGGCATTACCCAGTTTCTACAAAAGCATAAGCATGTTAAAAGCTTTCGCTTAGGTGGATATCGTGAAGGTGGGACTGGAGTTACTGTCGTAGAACTGCAGTGA
- a CDS encoding phage holin family protein, translating to MKLIRHVIRFFVAAIVLLLIAAIVPGFQLNHFWSAFFAAIVIALFCWALEKIFGEDISPYARGVIGFFVSAAVIYLTQFFINGMKVSLVGALMAALVIGIVDLFVPIKGKFKASAE from the coding sequence ATGAAACTCATTCGACATGTGATTCGTTTTTTTGTAGCTGCGATCGTATTACTACTCATCGCTGCCATTGTACCCGGATTTCAACTCAATCACTTTTGGAGCGCCTTCTTTGCCGCTATCGTTATCGCCTTGTTTTGTTGGGCGTTGGAGAAAATTTTTGGCGAAGATATCTCCCCCTACGCCCGAGGTGTGATTGGTTTTTTCGTCAGTGCAGCCGTCATCTATCTCACACAGTTCTTTATAAATGGCATGAAAGTAAGCTTAGTGGGTGCACTCATGGCAGCGCTTGTTATCGGTATTGTTGACCTTTTTGTTCCGATCAAAGGAAAATTTAAAGCTAGCGCAGAGTAA
- a CDS encoding thiamine pyrophosphate-dependent enzyme has protein sequence MYSSILRMVIWDDQRGSLPVDGGESEDVNGLQVNGIEIAAWGIVEAGVHSAYGVYGFPATQLGEKLDTLFPRFTWNINEKVSLEMALGISIGGYRSAVIVKQAGMGVLYDTLVNAVVHSIGGGLVIIATDDIGCKASTVEQDSRQLAKIAGVPVLDPNSAQEVRKLIPWAYQLSEQASVPVLIRLSSRLLMDKYEGEVKVCDTVLPLFPYTGGRVARGLSKIGRMHHYEQYTLPVVKRIIEGSSMEVRSGRDVGVGIIATGGCSTLVTDESLPLLQLSSLWPVDEKHVLSFMKKYKRILVLEEPHPFVEVELYQLTQKYELNLTIVGRLSGAFSAGDRLDENRVNEVIEQIQKGEDPEIIRVSPSARGLKSPEQDQPLVRIYDAISAWTKASGAKVAVDVGSSIALCYPPYNSAEWSYGLGSPIGVVAGLASIDALAVAVIGDYAFLHSGMAPLMEAVVQEKEMMVIIIHDYISRRTGRQKNALSHQTEAGVPSLNLLSILSACGVDHCSQLMVSATTTGKEIKEQLALARRKRGVKVVVFTLAP, from the coding sequence GTTATATGGGATGACCAGAGAGGGAGTCTGCCGGTGGATGGGGGAGAAAGTGAGGATGTGAACGGTTTGCAGGTAAATGGTATCGAGATCGCAGCGTGGGGGATAGTGGAAGCGGGGGTTCATTCTGCTTATGGTGTCTACGGTTTTCCCGCTACACAATTGGGGGAAAAATTAGATACACTCTTCCCACGGTTTACTTGGAATATAAATGAGAAGGTTTCGCTAGAGATGGCATTAGGGATTTCGATAGGGGGGTATCGTTCTGCCGTTATTGTAAAACAGGCGGGGATGGGTGTTTTATATGATACGTTGGTGAATGCGGTTGTTCATAGTATCGGCGGAGGATTGGTTATTATAGCAACAGATGACATTGGCTGCAAGGCATCTACTGTGGAACAAGATTCGCGTCAACTGGCTAAAATTGCAGGTGTTCCTGTGTTGGACCCTAATAGTGCTCAAGAGGTACGGAAATTGATTCCATGGGCATATCAATTATCTGAGCAAGCATCAGTACCGGTGTTGATTCGACTGAGTTCCCGCTTATTAATGGATAAGTATGAGGGGGAAGTGAAGGTTTGTGATACAGTACTCCCCCTATTTCCTTACACAGGAGGAAGGGTCGCGAGGGGGCTTTCTAAAATAGGGAGAATGCATCACTACGAACAGTATACGCTACCGGTTGTCAAACGCATCATAGAGGGATCGTCAATGGAAGTGCGCTCGGGTCGTGATGTTGGTGTTGGGATTATTGCAACCGGAGGTTGTTCCACCTTAGTAACAGATGAATCGCTTCCCTTATTACAGCTCAGTTCTTTATGGCCAGTAGATGAAAAACATGTGCTCAGCTTTATGAAAAAATATAAAAGAATTCTTGTATTAGAAGAGCCACATCCATTTGTAGAGGTGGAGTTATATCAGTTAACACAGAAGTATGAACTAAATTTAACGATAGTGGGTCGTCTTTCAGGAGCATTTTCAGCGGGGGATCGCTTGGATGAGAATAGGGTAAATGAGGTGATCGAGCAGATACAAAAAGGTGAAGATCCTGAGATTATCCGTGTATCTCCTTCTGCGCGAGGATTAAAATCACCAGAACAGGATCAACCGTTAGTACGTATTTATGATGCTATTTCTGCATGGACGAAAGCATCAGGGGCTAAAGTGGCAGTCGACGTTGGTTCATCGATCGCCCTGTGCTATCCTCCATATAATAGTGCAGAATGGAGCTATGGCTTGGGATCTCCGATCGGGGTGGTTGCAGGTTTAGCCAGTATTGATGCACTTGCGGTAGCGGTAATTGGTGACTATGCTTTTCTTCACTCAGGTATGGCTCCTTTGATGGAAGCCGTAGTACAAGAGAAAGAGATGATGGTCATTATTATTCATGATTATATCTCTCGCAGGACAGGGAGACAAAAAAACGCTTTATCCCATCAGACTGAAGCGGGAGTTCCTTCTTTAAACTTACTGTCTATCTTATCTGCCTGTGGTGTAGATCATTGTTCTCAGTTAATGGTTTCAGCGACCACAACGGGGAAGGAAATTAAAGAGCAGTTAGCGTTGGCAAGAAGGAAGAGGGGGGTAAAGGTGGTGGTTTTCACCCTTGCCCCATAA